Proteins found in one Siniperca chuatsi isolate FFG_IHB_CAS linkage group LG22, ASM2008510v1, whole genome shotgun sequence genomic segment:
- the camta2 gene encoding LOW QUALITY PROTEIN: calmodulin-binding transcription activator 2 (The sequence of the model RefSeq protein was modified relative to this genomic sequence to represent the inferred CDS: deleted 4 bases in 2 codons): MSNKEMVSTETENKGQRKVFLPNKLLECLPRLSGLPNERLRWNTNEEIASYLISFDRHDEWLSCTLKTRPKNGSIILYNRKKVKYRKDGYCWKKRKDGKTTREDHMKLKVQGMECLYGCYVHSSIVPTFHRRCYWLLQNPDIVLVHYLNVPSLEDSGKCSPLLCAVADRHDSVRWSRDDLLNQLKPMFHSMKCSVGSGDFSIEELVQHILDRQRTKPQPRTHACLCNPAQVSSGVNIPHRCNSTKHRIISPKLPPSSCRPSPSPLSSEAGEAGRGGGGEAKLPHLQAQSSPVSSPCPSSTSASSPPRPRRPAIAMGNHGNGFYRDRRGNLTTVALPQNAVIVMATTATIAGGRGGRGGGGARVEEAGPGRSLSLTHSGQLLLSPALPPPAGKPASPSSPSSSSPAPPSLPLLPSRRRGGHPLPHPPPLPVIGGLLLTPSSSNTSSSLRSPSSCGRLPPFLPSPPRLPLPPPAFDPDSFLNSPKQGQAYGGPPPPSSSPLPVLCSSSPLSPLPRSLPLPPSTPPSSVSPPSSLSSLSSSSEADRRDSALPLSSSSSSSSSPPSSSPPPSPLSPTSSVAPPLLPLCLELGALGDSEGGREEEEAGGDEEEVKDRRDDEDDDEGSAPPTKLALLQTGHASSSSSPRKQTGSSPASLLLVCQDSASQPTQPANQTQRQADGQQPLVLGQRYNHLSAPEAPPPAQVSHQPRVLQQSLSVFANAKANVASVGLESTDTNSTPAAVAMDTTQLATPPIQVKEESGRDYDSEDACMDTHLEEEAEPCERGGEELDISFDSQFPDLISDLMTEEANPVAAQPAAAAPPNPAVFPAGVRYMVPPQPSPSSSFLPFPHPLPSSSSTRLASITDFSPEWSYPEGGVKVLITGPWSEPSGRYSCVFDQSTVPASLIQPGVLRCYCPAHEAGLVCLQVLESGGSVSSSVLFEYRARNASSLPSSQLDWLSLDDNQFRMSILERLEQMERRMAEMAARDNNPQQQHHHHHHHHQQRGSQLAPPPPPPLPEDQEQVSKSSQWFERRIVGVCERMMKGGRWGGGGGGERLHHSVRHRGMTLLHLAAAQGYTHLIHTLIHWRSVNSDSLDLEQEVDPLNIDHFSCTPLMWACALGHQRAAELLYGWNSSALGIPDSLGRLPLAVARSRGHTRLATALEELHTHTHMTPRDTHTSPADTHAPATPQPQLPPSPLSTSPDTGLSSSSSLPSPSDPSSPSPSSAYSSGPAPMDTSPSSPSSPSSSSSSLPVSPPSPSPLPLPSLPPVSMWGEEPNTGLSAGLNPGASRDSPLYLMDYESACPASPGHAHTYPHAHAAGGRRAHTAATLEEQLLSYSENAENEGEEEYLEEEVDMATLAEQIIEATPERIKQEDFPRGAESPLRERRDNPAIQDTWLANYLDTVDAHTHSPPRRVCPPSPLSALALQRLRPPSSAAWAEFLNASANGKMERDFALLTLTDGEQRELYEAARIIQNAFRRYKGRRLKEQQDMAAAVIQRCYRKYKQLTWIALKYALYKKMTQAAILIQSKFRSYYEQKRFQQSRRAAVLIQQYYRSYKEYERLKQAPRGAASHNPKIKGSFLTKKQDQAARKIMRFLRRCRHRIKELKQTRELERRGLTT, from the exons ATGAGCAACAAGGAGATGGTTTCCACGGAGACAG agAACAAAGGACAGAGGAAGGTGTTTCTTCCCAACAAGCTGCTGGAGTGTCTCCCTCGGTTGTCCGGTCTTCCTAACGAGCGGCTCAGGTGGAACACTAAcgag gAGATTGCTTCTTACCTGATATCGTTTGACAGACATGATGAGTGGCTCTCCTGCACCCTGAAAACCAG GCCGAAGAACGGCAGCATCATCCTGTACAACAGGAAGAAGGTGAAGTACAGGAAGGACGGGTACTGCTGGAAGAAACGCAAGGACGGAAAAACGACGAGAGAGGACCACATGAAGCTGAAGGTCCAGGGCATGGAG TGCCTCTACGGCTGCTACGTCCATTCCTCCATCGTGCCCACATTCCACAGGCGGTGCtactggctgctgcag aacCCAGACATCGTGCTGGTCCACTACCTGAACGTGCCGTCCCTGGAGGATTCTGGGAAATGCAGTCCGCTGCTGTGTGCGGTGGCCGACCGCCATGACAGCGTGAGGTGGAGCCGAGACGACCTGCTGAACCAGCTGAAGCCCATGT ttcACAGTATGAAGTGTTCGGTGGGTTCAGGTGATTTCAGCATTGAGGAGTTGGTCCAACACATTCTGGACCGACAGAGAACCAAACCACAGCCGCGCACACACGCCTGCCTCTGTAACCCCGCCCAGG tatcTTCAGGAGTGAACATTCCCCACCGCTGTAACAGCACCAAGCATCGCATCATCTCCCCCAAACTGCCGCCGTCGTCCTGCAGACCCTCGCCCTCCCCGCTGTCCTCTGAGGCGGGGGAGGCGGGGAGGGGAGGGGGCGGAGAAGCCAAACTGCCCCACCTCCAGGCGCAGAGCAGCCCCGTCTCATCTCCCTGCCCCTCGTCCAC CTCGGCCTCGTCCCCCCCTCGGCCTCGCAGGCCCGCCATCGCCATGGGTAACCACGGAAACGGCTTCTACCGCGACCGCCGCGGCAACCTGACGACGGTGGCGCTGCCCCAGAACGCGGTGATCGTCATGGCGACGACCGCCACCATcgcaggagggagagggggacgAGGGGGAGGCGGGGCCAGGGTGGAGGAGGCGGGGCCGGGGAGGAGCCTGTCACTCACCCACTCCGGCCAGTTACTGCTCTCTCCCGCCCTCCCGCCTCCGGCCGGCAAGCCCgcctccccttcctctccctcctcctcctcacccgctcctccctccctccccctcctcccgtCCAGGCGCCGGGGTGGCCACCCtctccctcaccctcctcccctccccgtCATCGGAGGCCTGCTcctcaccccctcctcctccaacacctcctcctccctccgctccccctcctcctgcgGCCGCCTCCCCCCCTTCCTCCCCTCGCCACCCcgcctccccctccctcccccggCCTTTGACCCCGACTCCTTCCTCAACTCTCCCAAACAGGGTCAGGCGTATGGCGgcccacctcctccctcctcctcc cccctTCCCgttctctgctcctcctcccccctctcccccctccctcgctctctccctctccccccctccacccctccctcctctgtctcccctccctcttcgctctcctccctctcctcctcctccgagGCAGACAGGAGAGACTCggccctccccctctcctcctcttcctcctcctcctcctccccgccctcgtcctcc ccccctccctcaccCCTGTCTCCCACCTCCTCTGTGGCCCcgcccctcctccccctctgtctgGAACTGGGAGCTCTGGGGGACtcggagggaggaagggaggaggaggaggcggggggggatgaagaggaggtgaaggacaggagggatgatgaggatgatgatgaaggcAGCGCTCCGCCCACCAAgctggctctgctgcag ACAGGCCACGCCTCCTCTAGCTCGTCTCCAcggaaacagacaggaagtagccCAGCTTCCCTGCTCTTGGTTTGCCAGGACTCAGCGAGCCAACCCACCCAGCCGGCCAATCAGACGCAGCGACAGGCCGACGGACAGCAGCCGTTGGTCCTGGGACAGCGATATAATCACCTGTCTGCGCCTGAAGCTCCGCCCCCGGCTCAGGTGTCCCATCAGCCCCGGGTGCTGCAGCAGAGTCTCTCAGTGTTTGCTAACGCTAAAGCTAACGTGGCGTCTGTCGGCCTGGAGAGCACTGACACTAACTCCACCCCCGCCGCTGTCGCCATGGATACCACTCAACTGGCGACGCCCCCGATCCAGGTGAAGGAGGAGAGTGGGCGGGACTACGACTCAGAGGACGCCTGCATGGATACAcacctggaggaggaggcggagccCTGCGAGCGGGGAGGGGAGGAGCTCGACATCTCCTTCGACAGCCAGTTTCCTGACCTCATCTCTGACCTCATGACTGAGGAGGCCAATCCCGTCGCAGCTCAGCCCGCCGCCGCCGCCCCGCCAAATCCCGCCGTGTTCCCGGCCGGGGTCCGCTACATGGTGCCCCCCCAGCcctcaccttcctcctccttcctcccctttcctcacccgctgccctcctcctcctcgacCCGCCTCGCCTCCATCACAGACTTCTCCCCAGAGTGGTCCTACCCCGAG ggaggTGTTAAGGTATTGATCACAGGACCGTGGAGTGAGCCGTCGGGTCGATACTCGTGTGTTTTCGATCAGAGCACCGTCCCCGCATCGCTGATTCAACCTGGAGTGCTGCGCTGCTACTGccctg CCCACGAGGCCGGCCTGGTGTGTCTGCAGGTTCTGGAGTCCGGAGGGTCGGTGTCCTCTTCAGTCCTGTTCGAGTACCGAGCGAGGAACGCCAGCTCTCTGCCCAGCTCTCAGCTCGACTGGCTCTCATTGGACG aTAATCAGTTCAGGATGTCCATCCTGGAGCGGCTGGAGCAGATGGAGCGCAGGATGGCAGAGATGGCCGCCCGCGACAACAACCCGCAGcagcaacatcatcatcaccatcatcatcaccagcaACGTGGCAGCCAGCTGGCCCCGCCCCCGCCCCCGCCCCTACCTGAGGACCAGGAGCAG GTCTCCAAG TCCTCTCAGTGGTTTGAGAGGAGGATTGTGGGAGTGTGTGAGCGCATGATGAAGGGAGGAcgatggggaggaggaggaggaggagagaggcttCATCACTCCGTTCGTCACCGTGGGATGACACTGCTCCACCTGGCTGCTGCACAGGGATACACTCACCTGATACACACTCTGATCCACtggag GAGTGTTAACAGCGACAGTTTGGACTTGGAACAGGAAGTCGACCCTCTCAACATTGACCACTTCTCCTGCACCCCGCtg ATGTGGGCGTGCGCTTTGGGCCACCAGAGGGCGGCAGAGCTCCTGTACGGCTGGAACAGTTCGGCTCTGGGGATCCCCGATTCGCTGGGACGCCTGCCGCTCGCCGTGGCCCGCTCTCGAGGACACACCCGCCTCGCCACGGCGCTGGAGGAgctgcacacgcacacgcacatgACGCCCAGGGACACGCACACGtctccagcagacacacacgcGCCGGCCACGCCGCAGCCACAGCTGCCCCCGTCGCCCCTGTCCACCAGCCCCGACACAG GTCTGAGCTCCTCCAGCAGCCTCCCCTCCCCCAGCGacccctcctccccttccccAAGCTCCGCTTACTCCAGTGGCCCCGCCCCCATGGacacctccccctcctccccctcgtctccttcctcctcctcttcctcgctgcccgtctcccctccctccccctcccctcttcccctcccctcccttcctcctgtGTCTATGTGGGGGGAGGAGCCGAACACCGGGCTGAGCGCAG GTTTAAACCCCGGCGCTTCCAGAGACTCTCCTCTTTACCTCATGGACTACGAGAGCGCCTGCCCCGCCTCCCCCGGCCACGCGCATACTTACCCGCACGCACACGCGGCGGGCGGGCGGCGGGCGCACACGGCAGCGACGCTGGAGGAGCAGCTGCTGAGCTACAGCGAGAACGCCGAGAACGAAGGCGAGGAGGAGtacctggaggaggag GTTGACATGGCAACACTGGCAGAGCAAATCATTGAGGCGACCCCGGAGCGAATCAAACAGGAGGACTTCCCCAGGGGGGCAGAGTCACCACTCAGAGAGAGGCGGGACAACCCGGCCATACAGGACACCTGGCTGGCCAACTACCTGGACACGGTTGACGCCCACACACACTCCCCGCCCAG GCGGGTGTGCCCCCCCTCGCCCCTCAGTGCCCTGGCCCTCCAGAGGCTCCGCCCCCCCTCCTCTGCGGCGTGGGCGGAGTTCCTGAACGCCTCGGCCAatggaaagatggagagagacttTGCCTTGCTGACGCTGACAGACGGAGAGCAGAGGGAGCTGTACGAGGCCGCCAGGATCATCCAGAACGCCTTCAGGAGATACAAG
- the zgc:85858 gene encoding stress-associated endoplasmic reticulum protein 1: MSAVQRMKVANERHSKTITQRGHVQKTSRPVNEEKSPVGPWLLALFVFVVCGSAIFQIIQSIRQGM, translated from the exons ATGTCGGCGGTGCAGAGGATGAAAGTGGCGAACGAGCGGCACAGCAAGACCATCACACAGCGGGGACACGTCCAGAAAACATCG CGGCCAGTCAACGAGGAAAAGTCTCCGGTGGGCCCGTGGCTGCTCGCGCTGTTCGTCTTCGTGGTTTGTGGGTCAG cCATCTTCCAGATCATCCAGAGCATCAGGCAGGGCAtgtga
- the si:ch73-265d7.2 gene encoding C-type natriuretic peptide 2 — protein MAASSSSSSSFIPLLLLFLTVAVESRPSPQQDDKQVLHSLFGSRLSSLILAPPTTDDITEGSAGRPAPSSSSGGLVASHGAARGLAGRQEAVPRFFRDFLKQQSKMRRRSRKSTVGGRGCFGMKMDRIGSISRLGC, from the exons atggctgcttcatcttcctcctcctcgtctttcattcctctcctcctcctcttcctcaccgtTGCCGTGGAGTCGAGACCTTCACCTCAACAAGACGACAAACAG GTCTTACACTCTCTGTTTGGCTCtcgtctctcttctctcatcttggccccgcccaccactgatgacatcacagaggGCTCAGCAGGACGCCCCgccccctcctcctcgtccGGGGGATTGGTTGCGAGTCATGGCGCTGCGAGGGGATTGGCTGGCAGACAGGAGGCGGTCCCGCGGTTCTTCCGCGACTTCCTGAAGCAACAGTCCAAGATGAGGAGGCGGAGCAGGAAGTCGACGGTCGGAGGGAGAGGATGCTTCGGGATGAAGATGGACCGCATCGGCTCCATCAGCAGGCTGGGctgttag